In Liquorilactobacillus nagelii DSM 13675, the following proteins share a genomic window:
- a CDS encoding NADPH-dependent F420 reductase, which translates to MKIGFIGAGHVAQVLSELFIKAGNSVILTNRHGLTRLRPIVEKLGSKASAGNLEQVAQQELIILALPFKAVFDLEPKMFADSAIVDATNYFPHRDGELTEVQTHQAASSELVAQHFPGARVVKAFNTLPVANLANLAQQSRTATLAKKIALPLAGDAGVKLEVAELMKEIGFVPYDAGDLAGSKKFQADTNLFLFAGNHAELAQKFK; encoded by the coding sequence ATGAAAATTGGTTTTATTGGTGCTGGTCATGTTGCACAGGTGTTGAGCGAACTTTTTATAAAGGCGGGCAATTCGGTGATTTTGACCAATCGTCATGGATTAACACGCTTACGTCCGATTGTTGAAAAATTGGGATCGAAGGCAAGTGCCGGAAACTTGGAACAAGTTGCTCAGCAAGAACTAATAATTTTAGCACTTCCATTTAAAGCAGTTTTTGATCTTGAACCTAAAATGTTTGCCGACAGTGCGATTGTTGACGCGACTAATTATTTTCCGCATCGTGACGGTGAGTTAACTGAAGTTCAAACTCATCAAGCAGCTAGTAGTGAGTTAGTAGCTCAGCATTTTCCGGGAGCTCGGGTAGTTAAAGCATTTAATACATTACCAGTTGCTAATTTAGCTAATCTAGCTCAGCAAAGTCGCACTGCCACTCTTGCAAAAAAGATTGCCTTGCCTTTGGCGGGAGATGCTGGAGTTAAACTGGAGGTCGCTGAACTAATGAAAGAAATCGGCTTTGTACCTTATGACGCTGGCGACTTGGCTGGTAGTAAAAAATTTCAAGCAGACACTAATTTGTTTTTGTTTGCTGGAAATCATGCTGAATTAGCACAGAAATTCAAATAA
- a CDS encoding glycerophosphodiester phosphodiesterase — MLPQTLIFGHRGYPKKFPENSLAGFRYAVQQEIDGLEFDVHLTKDQVPIVMHDEKIDRTSNGHGQINQLTLNEIRQYHLSNGEKIPTLSEFLHVVAENPVQLNLELKTDKIHYAGIEQLVLKMIAQAPLAKPVIFSSFNLPTLKICQELVPQGQYCWLTKHRVDNPQKFIQQEHLAGLHLHHYQAGIACQRIWTIDNTLIARRLLKNQVAGIITNDFEKIRHLRDTAVTTN; from the coding sequence ATGTTACCACAAACACTTATTTTCGGACATCGCGGCTATCCAAAAAAATTCCCAGAAAACTCTCTGGCTGGGTTTCGTTATGCTGTCCAACAAGAAATTGACGGTCTGGAGTTTGATGTTCATCTGACCAAAGATCAAGTTCCAATTGTTATGCACGATGAAAAAATTGATCGGACCAGTAATGGACATGGGCAAATTAATCAATTAACTTTAAATGAAATCCGCCAGTATCACCTTAGCAATGGAGAAAAGATTCCAACTCTAAGCGAATTTTTGCATGTAGTTGCTGAGAACCCAGTTCAACTTAACCTGGAATTAAAAACCGACAAAATTCATTACGCTGGAATCGAGCAATTAGTCTTAAAAATGATTGCCCAGGCCCCCTTAGCTAAACCGGTAATTTTCTCATCTTTTAATCTGCCTACCTTGAAAATTTGTCAAGAATTGGTACCCCAAGGTCAATATTGCTGGTTAACTAAACATCGGGTTGACAATCCACAAAAATTCATTCAACAAGAACATTTGGCTGGCTTGCACCTACACCATTATCAAGCCGGCATTGCCTGTCAGCGAATCTGGACAATTGACAATACATTAATTGCCCGGCGTCTATTAAAAAACCAAGTTGCTGGTATTATTACAAATGATTTTGAAAAAATTCGACATCTCAGAGATACGGCTGTCACTACAAATTAA
- the trpX gene encoding tryptophan ABC transporter substrate-binding protein has protein sequence MKRMSALIAALAIFLGFAFFMTKNTSSSSSKKKMPTIGILQLMTHPALNQIHHGFIAGLKEYGYVPGKNIKIDFQNAQGDQSNLKTMSTKFANENVSLMAGIATPAAQALANAAGKSTPVILAGITDPAGGGLVKSDRHPGANITGTSGESPLKKQLQLIRTVLPTAKTIGIIYTSSDHGGSYNAKKFARICKAEGINYKLYTIASTNDMQQVAEQMVSQVDAVYAPQDNGVASAMKTLTNVANQSKIPVFPSADTMVKDGGLASYAISQYDLGKVAGEMAAQVLRGRKTTNFPVAYITKGKYVINTKEAKILGIQLPDNIVKQAETKGEVFK, from the coding sequence ATGAAAAGAATGTCAGCACTAATTGCCGCTTTAGCTATTTTTCTAGGATTTGCTTTTTTCATGACTAAAAATACATCTTCAAGCAGTAGTAAAAAAAAGATGCCAACTATTGGAATCCTACAGTTGATGACTCATCCAGCCCTTAATCAAATCCATCATGGATTTATTGCTGGATTAAAAGAATATGGTTATGTACCAGGCAAAAATATAAAAATTGATTTTCAAAATGCACAAGGTGATCAAAGTAACTTGAAAACTATGAGTACTAAATTTGCTAACGAAAATGTCAGCTTAATGGCTGGAATTGCAACTCCAGCTGCGCAAGCTTTAGCTAATGCAGCCGGTAAGTCTACCCCAGTCATCTTGGCTGGAATTACTGATCCGGCCGGTGGCGGCTTAGTTAAATCTGATCGTCATCCTGGCGCAAATATTACCGGGACCTCTGGCGAATCACCTTTAAAAAAACAATTACAGTTAATCCGAACAGTTCTTCCAACTGCTAAAACTATCGGAATTATCTACACTTCTTCTGATCATGGCGGATCATATAACGCAAAAAAGTTTGCCAGAATCTGCAAAGCTGAAGGTATTAATTACAAATTATATACAATTGCCAGCACCAATGATATGCAGCAAGTTGCTGAACAAATGGTTTCTCAAGTTGATGCTGTCTACGCCCCACAAGATAATGGTGTTGCTTCTGCTATGAAAACTTTAACCAACGTTGCCAATCAGTCCAAAATTCCTGTTTTTCCCTCGGCTGACACGATGGTCAAGGATGGCGGTTTAGCATCATATGCCATCAGTCAATATGACTTGGGCAAGGTTGCTGGTGAAATGGCTGCTCAAGTCTTACGCGGCCGTAAAACCACGAATTTTCCGGTAGCCTACATTACCAAAGGAAAATATGTTATCAATACAAAAGAAGCTAAAATTTTAGGCATTCAACTGCCAGATAACATTGTAAAACAAGCAGAGACGAAAGGAGAAGTGTTCAAATGA
- a CDS encoding heavy metal translocating P-type ATPase — protein sequence MITIKRHEKFQLIIKFAGANKVAIGTLAGAILLTALVFFADFAEIETLVYLTAYLLASYPVLVQAGKNIFRGKIFDENFLMTIATLGAILIGEYPEAIAVMVFYRIGEFFEDYAIERSKSSLSQLLQLQPERAWLKRDSNWIEVVPAEVRKGSRLLIKPGEKIPLDGIVVAGNSFLNTAALTGEAKLQPIKRGSQVLSGSLNQENAFEIETTQDYADSTLTKILKLVTEASNKKTTTEKFITRFASKYTPLVVLGAIIIALVPLLFGAADSQEWFRRALVFLVIACPCALVLSVPLSYFSALGAAAKQQILVRGSDSLDKLSRIQTVAFDKTGTLTQGKFQIVKIETTAEFASEQILRFAATLERQSNHPLARSITLASQAAKQELLTASDLRETAGKGISGTIAGHVVRAGKRSWLTCDLPAGLVNTGMTEIYVQIGDQYAGRILLADSLKPTTESLIKFLRQRRVKHLILLTGDSLKNAQQTVASLNLDDVKAGLLPADKLKIMENYRQIAHRQKHQVMFVGDGVNDAPVLESADVSVAMGQGGAAAAIELADIVLLKDQPQQLQQVFELADKTKKIVWENIGLALIIKFALLLLGAFGLATLWEAVFADVGVTLLAVFNALRLQWQRSA from the coding sequence ATGATTACCATTAAACGACATGAAAAATTTCAGTTGATAATTAAGTTTGCTGGTGCTAATAAGGTTGCTATTGGGACCTTAGCAGGAGCAATTTTGTTAACGGCACTTGTTTTCTTTGCTGATTTTGCAGAAATTGAAACACTAGTTTATTTAACGGCTTATCTTTTAGCGAGCTACCCAGTTTTGGTCCAAGCTGGCAAAAATATTTTTCGAGGGAAAATTTTTGATGAGAATTTTTTGATGACGATTGCTACACTCGGAGCGATTTTGATTGGTGAGTATCCAGAGGCAATTGCAGTTATGGTTTTTTATCGGATTGGAGAATTTTTTGAAGATTATGCAATTGAACGTTCGAAAAGTTCTTTATCACAGTTGCTGCAATTACAACCGGAGCGAGCTTGGCTTAAAAGAGATAGTAATTGGATTGAGGTAGTCCCTGCCGAAGTACGTAAAGGCAGTCGCTTGCTGATTAAACCAGGAGAAAAAATTCCATTAGATGGCATTGTAGTTGCGGGAAATTCATTTTTAAATACAGCAGCTCTAACTGGAGAAGCAAAATTGCAACCAATTAAGCGCGGAAGTCAGGTTTTAAGTGGCAGTCTTAATCAAGAAAATGCTTTTGAAATTGAAACAACACAAGATTATGCCGACTCGACCTTAACGAAGATTTTGAAACTAGTTACTGAAGCAAGTAACAAAAAAACGACGACTGAAAAATTCATTACGCGTTTTGCTAGTAAATATACACCATTAGTTGTTTTAGGTGCGATTATAATTGCATTGGTACCGCTGCTTTTTGGAGCAGCTGATTCTCAAGAATGGTTTCGTCGAGCACTGGTTTTTTTGGTAATTGCTTGTCCATGCGCATTAGTTTTATCGGTTCCGTTGAGTTATTTTAGTGCATTGGGAGCAGCTGCCAAACAGCAGATTCTGGTTCGCGGCAGTGATTCACTGGATAAGCTAAGTCGGATTCAAACAGTAGCTTTTGATAAGACAGGAACTTTGACGCAGGGAAAGTTTCAGATAGTCAAAATTGAAACTACAGCTGAGTTCGCTAGTGAACAAATTTTAAGATTTGCAGCAACTTTAGAACGTCAATCAAATCATCCGTTAGCACGCTCAATTACATTAGCTAGCCAAGCTGCTAAGCAAGAGCTATTAACAGCGTCTGATTTGCGTGAAACTGCCGGTAAAGGTATTAGTGGGACAATAGCAGGGCATGTAGTCCGAGCTGGCAAGCGATCCTGGCTGACGTGCGATTTGCCAGCAGGATTGGTGAACACTGGAATGACTGAAATATATGTTCAGATCGGAGACCAATATGCTGGTCGAATCTTGCTAGCAGATAGTTTGAAACCCACTACTGAGTCTTTAATAAAGTTTTTACGTCAACGTCGAGTTAAACATTTAATTTTATTGACAGGAGACAGTTTAAAGAATGCTCAACAGACAGTGGCATCGTTGAATTTAGATGACGTCAAGGCTGGTTTATTGCCAGCTGATAAGTTGAAGATTATGGAAAATTATCGGCAAATAGCTCATAGACAAAAGCACCAAGTTATGTTCGTAGGTGACGGTGTCAATGATGCACCAGTTTTAGAGAGTGCAGATGTCAGTGTCGCAATGGGTCAAGGTGGGGCTGCAGCAGCCATTGAATTAGCTGATATCGTGTTATTAAAAGACCAACCGCAGCAATTACAGCAGGTATTTGAATTAGCCGATAAAACGAAGAAAATTGTTTGGGAGAATATTGGATTAGCGTTGATAATTAAATTCGCGTTGCTTTTACTAGGGGCTTTTGGACTGGCAACTTTATGGGAAGCTGTTTTTGCCGATGTTGGAGTAACCTTGCTGGCGGTATTCAATGCTTTGCGTTTGCAATGGCAAAGATCAGCTTGA
- a CDS encoding ketopantoate reductase family protein, protein MKYGIIGAGAMGYRYGVMLQENAKVSVDFIDTWEPNVEKVRQQGGVSVARDHQNRRIIPINIFYPEEYQGHPDVWIVFKKQMQLEEELKRDAKAGLFQADQYVFSAMNGMGHFEKLAQYFSAEKILCGTAMIATRLDGPADVDFMGAKGAEEMHLAQYAGGELASVTKQFMIDLKQASLNPVFTEDYLGMCMSKVVFNAVVNTLCTMFEVQMGQFIEYEGVPEMAAQLLNEAYDACERAGIHLLQTRQEMIDSVTIESHALKYHYPSMYQDFSKGRPTEVDYINGYIAKLGRQHDYICRTHEFVTHEVHLAEKMRQFH, encoded by the coding sequence ATGAAATACGGAATTATTGGTGCTGGTGCAATGGGGTATCGTTATGGTGTGATGTTGCAGGAAAATGCTAAAGTTTCAGTTGACTTTATTGATACTTGGGAACCAAACGTTGAAAAGGTACGCCAGCAAGGTGGCGTATCGGTTGCACGTGATCATCAAAATCGACGAATTATTCCGATTAATATTTTTTATCCAGAAGAGTATCAGGGACATCCAGATGTGTGGATTGTCTTTAAAAAGCAAATGCAGTTAGAAGAGGAATTAAAACGTGATGCTAAAGCTGGCTTATTTCAGGCAGACCAGTATGTTTTTTCAGCAATGAATGGAATGGGACATTTTGAAAAGCTGGCACAATATTTTTCAGCTGAAAAAATTCTTTGCGGAACAGCAATGATTGCGACTCGTTTAGATGGGCCAGCTGATGTTGACTTTATGGGCGCTAAAGGAGCTGAAGAAATGCATCTTGCTCAGTATGCAGGTGGCGAACTGGCTTCAGTAACAAAACAATTCATGATAGATTTAAAACAAGCATCGCTGAATCCAGTTTTTACGGAAGATTATCTGGGAATGTGTATGTCAAAAGTTGTCTTTAATGCGGTTGTTAATACGTTATGTACCATGTTTGAGGTTCAAATGGGTCAATTTATTGAATACGAGGGAGTTCCAGAAATGGCTGCTCAGTTGTTAAATGAGGCCTATGATGCTTGTGAAAGAGCTGGAATTCATTTACTGCAAACGCGACAGGAAATGATTGATTCTGTCACGATTGAAAGTCATGCATTGAAATATCACTACCCATCAATGTATCAAGATTTTTCGAAGGGGCGTCCAACAGAAGTTGACTATATTAATGGTTACATTGCCAAGTTAGGAAGACAACATGATTACATTTGTCGTACGCATGAATTTGTAACTCACGAAGTTCATTTAGCAGAAAAGATGCGTCAATTTCATTAA
- a CDS encoding ABC transporter ATP-binding protein encodes MISTKPILELKNVTTIVNAHTPAAKAILKQLNLKIYPGDFITVLGPNGAGKSTFFNSIAGTLPVDSGQVLLQGKDITRLSVEKRAKFISRVFQDPKMGTAPRMTVAENLLLATKRGKARGLKLRGLKAKLATLQAQVSSMNNGLAERMQTATESLSGGQRQALSFLMATIERPDLLLLDEHTAALDPKTSAQLMQQTNERILQEKLTCLMITHHLDDALRYGNRLLVLDAGKIVFDVRDEQKQQLTKQKLLEFFGNIE; translated from the coding sequence ATGATCTCAACTAAACCAATTTTAGAATTAAAAAATGTCACCACAATTGTTAATGCTCATACTCCAGCAGCTAAGGCAATTTTAAAACAATTGAATTTAAAAATTTATCCCGGAGACTTCATCACCGTTTTAGGCCCAAACGGTGCCGGAAAATCAACTTTTTTTAACTCAATCGCTGGCACACTGCCGGTTGACAGTGGACAAGTGCTCTTGCAAGGAAAAGACATTACTCGTCTGTCGGTTGAAAAAAGAGCCAAATTTATTAGTCGTGTCTTTCAAGATCCTAAAATGGGAACTGCTCCCCGAATGACCGTAGCTGAAAATTTACTTCTAGCTACTAAACGTGGAAAAGCACGTGGCTTAAAACTCCGTGGGTTAAAAGCTAAACTAGCAACGCTCCAAGCACAAGTTTCTTCGATGAATAATGGTTTGGCTGAAAGAATGCAAACTGCTACTGAAAGTTTATCTGGTGGGCAACGGCAAGCTCTTAGCTTCTTAATGGCAACAATTGAACGTCCAGACTTATTGTTGCTTGATGAACATACCGCGGCGCTAGATCCCAAAACTAGTGCCCAGTTAATGCAGCAGACTAATGAACGGATTTTACAAGAAAAATTAACTTGTTTGATGATTACTCATCATTTAGATGATGCCTTACGTTACGGAAATCGTTTGTTAGTCTTGGATGCTGGCAAAATTGTTTTTGATGTACGTGATGAACAAAAACAGCAATTAACCAAACAAAAACTGCTGGAATTTTTTGGGAATATTGAATAA
- a CDS encoding ketopantoate reductase family protein has protein sequence MKFTVLGAGAMGYRYGVLLQEAGNEVEFVDTWKPNVEKVRQQGGVLVSRDHQDTHLVPVKMFYPEEYQGNPDVWVVFTKQMQLADFLKRTAHCFNEQQYVLTCMNGMGHVEKLLQYFKPEKLLAGTALVATVLNGPGNVDFIGARGAGTMNLANYTEKPDEMTHKIVTELEKAQFNPNLTTNYQGTLLAKVVFNSVVNTLCTLFEITMGEFASYPGADQLSRQLIDEAYDVCERAGVQMLNTRQQELDSVNYVSKVANPLHYPSMYQDMSHDRPTEVDYINGYLVKLGRKYRYEAKTHAFLTHLVHLAEHTRQQNLQAKTQTKSSAVTEA, from the coding sequence ATGAAATTTACAGTTTTAGGTGCCGGTGCAATGGGATACCGTTACGGCGTTTTACTTCAAGAAGCAGGCAATGAGGTTGAATTTGTTGATACTTGGAAACCAAATGTTGAAAAAGTTCGCCAACAAGGCGGTGTTCTCGTTTCTCGTGACCATCAAGATACCCATTTAGTTCCAGTAAAAATGTTTTATCCGGAAGAATATCAGGGCAATCCTGACGTTTGGGTTGTTTTTACTAAACAAATGCAGTTAGCCGACTTTTTAAAACGAACAGCTCATTGCTTTAATGAGCAACAATATGTTTTAACTTGTATGAATGGCATGGGCCATGTTGAAAAATTGCTACAATACTTCAAACCAGAAAAGCTTTTAGCCGGAACTGCCTTAGTTGCAACCGTCTTGAACGGACCAGGTAATGTCGACTTTATCGGGGCACGCGGAGCAGGTACCATGAACTTAGCAAATTATACGGAAAAGCCCGATGAAATGACCCATAAAATCGTTACTGAATTAGAAAAAGCACAATTCAATCCAAACCTGACAACTAACTATCAAGGTACGCTCTTAGCTAAAGTTGTTTTCAATTCTGTTGTTAACACCTTGTGTACTTTGTTTGAAATCACCATGGGCGAATTTGCTAGCTATCCGGGAGCTGATCAACTCAGCCGCCAATTAATTGATGAAGCTTATGATGTTTGTGAACGTGCAGGTGTCCAAATGTTAAATACCCGTCAACAAGAACTTGATAGTGTCAACTATGTTTCCAAAGTAGCTAATCCATTGCACTATCCATCAATGTATCAGGATATGTCGCATGACCGTCCAACTGAAGTTGATTATATCAATGGTTATTTAGTTAAACTAGGGCGGAAATATCGTTATGAAGCTAAAACTCATGCTTTCTTGACTCATTTAGTTCACTTAGCAGAACATACTCGTCAACAGAATCTGCAAGCTAAAACTCAAACCAAAAGCTCAGCTGTTACAGAAGCTTAA
- a CDS encoding Rrf2 family transcriptional regulator has product MANNRLSDLLHILVYVQLHQNQKLTSDLIASSLNTNPSLARRMMGQLRKADLLETTQGSASPKLTKNPENITIFDVYLATCPDSPLLKVDHNTSKKCQVGNAIPGVLNKYYLDIQSAAEAKMRHVTIQDLINDVEMSIRHHQIAVEQ; this is encoded by the coding sequence ATGGCTAATAATCGGTTAAGCGATTTATTGCATATTTTGGTTTATGTTCAATTACATCAAAATCAAAAATTAACTAGTGATTTAATTGCTAGCAGTTTGAACACTAACCCCAGCTTAGCACGACGCATGATGGGACAATTGCGCAAAGCAGATTTACTCGAAACCACACAAGGATCAGCATCGCCTAAATTGACCAAGAATCCTGAAAATATTACGATCTTTGATGTTTATTTAGCAACTTGTCCTGATTCCCCATTGCTTAAAGTTGACCACAATACTTCTAAAAAATGTCAGGTTGGTAATGCAATTCCCGGTGTTTTAAATAAGTATTATTTAGACATTCAAAGTGCAGCTGAAGCTAAAATGCGCCATGTAACAATTCAGGATTTAATTAATGATGTTGAGATGAGCATTCGCCATCATCAAATTGCAGTTGAACAATAA
- a CDS encoding ABC transporter permease yields the protein MSMIVSSIGQGLLWAILGIALFLTFRILNFADMTVEGTFPLGAAAAVAALSHGVSPWLATLLGFAAGAVAGLITGLLYTKGKIPILLAGILVMTACLSINLRIMGGSNISLLGKKTVFSNHFLESLPKYFDSVFLGLTVIAIATILLIIFLQTDLGQAFIVTGDNPFMAQSMGINPDRMIMMGLALSNGMIGLGGALIAQSNGYADVNMGIGIIVIALASIIIGEVVFGELTLNQRLVAVTLGSILYRFVLLIVLQLGFSTNDLNLLSAIILAVCLMLPNLSKALNLDHILQRGATKNDLN from the coding sequence ATGAGTATGATTGTTTCAAGTATCGGTCAGGGTCTGCTTTGGGCCATTTTAGGAATTGCATTGTTTCTGACTTTTCGCATTTTGAATTTCGCTGATATGACGGTTGAAGGCACCTTTCCTTTAGGTGCAGCAGCTGCCGTTGCCGCTCTCAGTCATGGCGTCAGTCCATGGCTGGCAACCTTATTGGGGTTTGCTGCAGGTGCAGTTGCCGGTTTGATCACCGGTTTGCTCTACACTAAGGGAAAAATTCCGATTCTGCTAGCCGGAATTTTAGTTATGACTGCCTGCTTATCAATTAACTTAAGGATTATGGGTGGGTCGAACATTTCTCTTTTAGGTAAAAAAACGGTTTTCAGCAATCATTTTCTTGAAAGCCTACCGAAATACTTCGATAGTGTTTTTCTGGGACTAACGGTCATCGCAATCGCTACAATACTACTAATTATCTTTTTACAAACTGATCTCGGACAGGCATTCATCGTAACCGGAGACAATCCATTCATGGCTCAATCCATGGGAATTAATCCTGATCGCATGATTATGATGGGACTTGCGCTATCAAACGGAATGATTGGTCTAGGTGGAGCTTTAATTGCCCAAAGTAACGGTTATGCTGATGTTAACATGGGAATTGGTATCATCGTAATTGCCTTAGCTTCAATTATTATTGGTGAAGTTGTCTTTGGTGAACTAACTCTAAATCAGCGTTTAGTTGCCGTAACCCTTGGTAGTATTTTGTATCGTTTCGTCTTGTTAATCGTCTTACAACTAGGTTTCAGTACTAATGACTTAAACCTGTTATCCGCGATTATCTTAGCCGTCTGCTTAATGCTGCCAAATCTAAGCAAAGCTCTTAATCTTGATCATATTTTACAGAGAGGAGCCACTAAAAATGATCTCAACTAA
- a CDS encoding zinc-binding dehydrogenase: MKALYFDEFGDNSVLQYGEVEIPKISRDQLLIKTSYIGLNFADIYRRRGTYHIEKRSPYINGYEALGQVVQCGENVKNFKLKDRVFFVDVPFAEAEYVCVPAEKAIKVPVGLDSKTVAAIGLQGLTADFLAHDLGNNQIGENVFIHGISGGVGQILAQMLTADGMNVYGTTSTIQKQQLALSQGAKKVFLRNTDWKDASFANFATVYDGVGITLKQSLELATNKGKVIFFGMAGGNPPLVNPLDLLGQSKSLLTGDLWDYLNSAAERKHRSERLFSYFVNDKIKISEPTVFPLAKGKEAYEYLESGKSIGKVLLLPEDH; encoded by the coding sequence ATGAAGGCCTTATATTTTGATGAATTTGGTGATAATTCGGTATTACAGTATGGTGAAGTTGAGATACCGAAAATTTCCCGAGATCAATTACTAATTAAGACAAGCTATATCGGCTTAAATTTTGCTGATATTTATCGACGACGTGGTACATATCATATTGAAAAACGTTCACCCTATATTAATGGATATGAGGCCTTAGGGCAAGTTGTACAATGTGGTGAAAATGTCAAGAATTTCAAATTGAAAGATCGAGTATTTTTTGTTGATGTTCCATTCGCTGAAGCTGAGTATGTCTGTGTCCCTGCAGAAAAAGCAATTAAGGTCCCAGTTGGACTTGATTCCAAAACAGTTGCTGCAATCGGATTGCAGGGCTTGACCGCTGATTTCCTAGCTCATGATTTAGGAAACAATCAAATTGGAGAGAATGTTTTTATCCATGGAATCAGTGGCGGAGTTGGACAAATTCTGGCACAAATGTTAACAGCTGACGGAATGAATGTTTATGGGACAACTTCGACGATCCAAAAACAACAATTAGCACTGAGTCAAGGAGCTAAGAAAGTTTTTTTACGTAATACTGACTGGAAAGATGCAAGTTTTGCAAACTTTGCTACCGTTTATGATGGTGTTGGTATTACATTGAAGCAAAGTTTGGAACTAGCTACTAACAAAGGAAAAGTAATTTTCTTTGGGATGGCTGGAGGAAATCCCCCATTAGTTAATCCTTTAGATCTCTTGGGACAATCGAAGAGCCTTCTAACCGGTGATTTATGGGATTATTTAAATAGTGCAGCTGAACGCAAACATCGCAGTGAGCGGTTATTTAGTTATTTTGTTAATGATAAAATCAAAATTAGTGAACCCACCGTATTTCCTTTAGCTAAAGGGAAAGAAGCTTATGAATATCTTGAATCCGGTAAAAGCATTGGCAAAGTTTTACTATTACCTGAAGATCATTGA
- a CDS encoding CPBP family intramembrane glutamic endopeptidase, producing the protein MNKTTDQKLVNKLCLVIFFELLFELLAINFLKAISEYNNLIFLALSKSLFLILLIILNKKLTRQQIPFSLKLNREQQKLIGVLIAGLVLIGLINKKNILMAITIGLIASTTEEYLFRGIVLVALLKLSYQTKKAYMRILIPVIISSMLFGLEHFLNLYAQNLNLTIIQVCQTMAMGYIFASIFLRTKNLLFSMICHFSLDFIVTIFWGIKNDPGASMTYSIVPILIYLILGSIILVPVLTEGSLKIKK; encoded by the coding sequence ATGAACAAAACAACTGATCAAAAGCTAGTTAATAAACTCTGTTTGGTAATTTTTTTTGAACTTTTGTTCGAACTGCTAGCAATTAATTTTTTAAAAGCAATTAGTGAATATAATAATTTGATTTTTTTAGCGCTTAGTAAAAGTCTATTTCTAATTTTGTTAATTATCCTGAATAAAAAGTTGACTCGACAACAAATACCCTTTTCACTAAAATTAAACAGAGAACAACAAAAATTAATAGGAGTTCTCATAGCTGGGTTAGTTTTAATTGGTTTGATAAATAAAAAAAATATCTTAATGGCTATTACAATTGGACTAATTGCTAGTACAACTGAAGAATATCTTTTTCGTGGGATAGTGTTAGTTGCTTTGTTAAAGTTGTCTTATCAAACAAAAAAAGCTTATATGCGCATTTTAATTCCGGTTATAATTTCCAGTATGTTATTTGGATTAGAACATTTTTTAAATTTATATGCGCAAAATTTAAATCTAACAATCATCCAGGTTTGTCAAACTATGGCTATGGGGTATATATTTGCTAGTATTTTTCTACGCACAAAAAATTTACTTTTCTCAATGATTTGTCATTTTAGTTTGGATTTTATAGTGACAATTTTTTGGGGGATAAAAAATGATCCAGGTGCTTCAATGACATACTCTATTGTCCCAATCCTGATTTACTTAATATTAGGCAGTATAATTTTAGTTCCGGTATTGACGGAAGGTAGTTTAAAAATTAAGAAGTAG
- a CDS encoding helix-turn-helix domain-containing protein, with protein sequence MNLSEKLKHCRLKNRMTQAQVAEKLHISRKTISSWENSHSFPDVSSLVRLSDLYKISLYDLLRDERLLKSYDIQIKNSSVMIKIAKLSYNLNIIFWLLSYVEFFNDKSAHFPTIPLLLIINLIVYLTHFSNWVKFKRVDYVLRLLVTFFLMFTIYIF encoded by the coding sequence ATGAATTTATCAGAGAAATTAAAGCACTGCAGGCTCAAAAACAGAATGACTCAAGCACAAGTTGCTGAGAAATTGCATATTTCAAGAAAAACTATTTCCAGCTGGGAAAATTCACATAGTTTTCCTGATGTGTCTAGTTTAGTTAGGTTAAGTGATTTATACAAAATTTCACTATATGACTTGCTGAGAGATGAGCGGTTACTTAAAAGCTATGACATTCAAATTAAAAATTCGTCGGTAATGATTAAGATTGCGAAACTCTCCTACAATTTAAATATAATTTTTTGGCTACTTAGTTATGTAGAGTTTTTCAATGATAAATCGGCTCATTTTCCTACTATTCCTTTGTTATTAATTATTAACTTAATTGTATATCTAACACATTTTTCAAACTGGGTTAAGTTTAAACGTGTTGATTATGTTTTGAGGTTACTGGTCACCTTCTTTTTAATGTTTACGATATATATTTTTTAA